The DNA segment GGGCGACGCGCTCGTAGAGGCCGCGGGGGTCGCCGGGGGCGCACTCCTCCAGCCGGTCCAGTTCGGCGAGCAGGCGGTCGTACGTCTCCGGGAGCGCGGTGACCAGTTCGCCCCGCACCACTCCCCCGGGCTCCTCCACGGCGTAGGGGTAGCCGGGGCCGTCGTACAGCACGGCGTCCGTGAGGCGGGCCGGTTCCTCCGACGCGGTGCGGCCCCGCAGGAACAGGTCGTGGTTCGGTTCGCCGGGGCGCAGGGTGCCGTAGACGAAGAAGGGCAGGCGGGGCGGCGGGACGATCACGGAAACGATTCTCCATCCCCTCCGAGTCCCCACACATCTCCATAGAGACCCTATAGACGCGACATGTCATGCCCACTTAAATCACTCTCGGTACCAGCGCCACCCCCACGCCTCCAAGGCGCATTCCCGAGGAGACAGATGAGTCGGATACGGCAGCACGCCCACGGCGCCCGCCGCGTCGCCACAGCCGGCATCGCCGCCACCACGGCCACCCTGCTGGCCGCCGCGCTCGCCCCCGCCGCGCACGCCGACGGCAGGCCGGCCCCGGCCACCGCGATCGCGCGCGCGGCGTCGGCTCTCGTGGCGCACGCCACGAGCCTGGGCCTGAGCTCCGCGCAGGACACCAGCGTCCGCGACGTGATCGTCGACAAGGACGGCACCCAGCACGTCCGTTACGACCGCACCTACCGCCGACTCCCCGTGCTGGGCGGCGACTTCGTCGTCCACCTGGCCCCCGGCGGCAGTTACCGCGGCGCCGACCGCGCCACCCGGGGCACGCTGTCCCTGGCCTCCGTCACCCCGAAGCTGCCCGCCCCGAAGGCAGCCGATCTCGCGGTGAACGCGCTGCGCGCCGCCAACCTCGGCGAGACGCTGAAGCAGGTGACGGCCAAGCCGCAGCTGGTCGTCGACGCCCTGCACGGCGCGCCGCGGCTGGCCTGGCGCACCGACGCGGCGGGCCGGGACTCGCTCGGCAACCCCGTCGCCCGCACCGTGCTGACCGACGCCCTCACCGGCGCCCAGATCGACGCCTGGGACAGCATCGAGACCGCCACCGGCGACGGACGGTCGCTGTACAGCGGGACGGTGCCGCTGGAGACGACCGGGTCC comes from the Streptomyces sp. NBC_00820 genome and includes:
- a CDS encoding gamma-glutamylcyclotransferase family protein, which gives rise to MIVPPPRLPFFVYGTLRPGEPNHDLFLRGRTASEEPARLTDAVLYDGPGYPYAVEEPGGVVRGELVTALPETYDRLLAELDRLEECAPGDPRGLYERVARHTVRADGGTARAWVYVAAPHVAAHLRTHGTRIPAGDWLTHRH